From one Paenibacillus terrae HPL-003 genomic stretch:
- a CDS encoding LacI family DNA-binding transcriptional regulator has protein sequence MATITTVSRALNGYSDISESTRKLIKEAAESLNYSPNGLTRGLVMKETKTLGLLVSGMTYKNIDNNFVFEVLCGINVALPIRTMISFCSARTLLSSK, from the coding sequence TTGGCTACAATTACGACCGTTTCAAGAGCGCTAAATGGCTATTCTGACATCAGTGAAAGTACCCGCAAGCTGATTAAGGAAGCTGCTGAGTCCTTAAACTACAGTCCGAACGGCCTGACCAGAGGATTGGTCATGAAGGAAACGAAGACACTGGGACTGCTCGTGTCGGGAATGACGTACAAGAACATCGACAACAATTTTGTGTTCGAAGTGTTATGCGGAATTAATGTAGCGCTACCAATTCGGACTATGATCTCATTTTGTTCAGCACGAACACTGCTAAGCAGCAAATGA
- a CDS encoding GntR family transcriptional regulator: MSESKEFLYPPKWLSKASTGDRVAHELRMRIISGMIETGSILSENKLAADFSVSRSPIREALKTLASENIIRLEKMGAVVIGLTEKEIEEIYDVRLLIETFVFERLVRMDINELVMELSKILEMMKVAIKYQDADEFSYQDILFHETIIRFIGHSYILMIWNNLKPVMEGFILLSMRMRFKEKYEDFTRVVKNHELYIDAIKTKDRKLMIKSLHENFDDVQGKVDDLWRSQQMLSKGVEQQDD, from the coding sequence ATGAGCGAATCTAAGGAATTTCTATATCCCCCAAAATGGCTCTCTAAAGCTTCAACAGGAGACCGTGTAGCCCATGAACTTAGAATGCGTATTATTTCAGGCATGATTGAAACCGGTTCCATACTTTCAGAAAACAAATTAGCTGCAGACTTTTCAGTGAGTCGTTCACCCATACGTGAAGCGTTAAAAACACTGGCATCTGAAAATATTATCCGACTAGAAAAAATGGGTGCAGTTGTTATCGGTTTAACAGAAAAAGAAATAGAAGAAATTTATGACGTTCGTCTACTGATCGAAACGTTCGTATTTGAACGTCTCGTAAGAATGGACATAAATGAATTAGTAATGGAACTTAGCAAAATACTGGAGATGATGAAGGTGGCGATCAAATATCAAGATGCTGATGAATTTTCCTATCAGGACATCTTGTTCCATGAAACCATAATTCGTTTCATTGGTCACTCCTACATTCTAATGATCTGGAATAATTTAAAACCCGTGATGGAAGGCTTCATTCTTTTATCAATGCGTATGCGTTTCAAGGAGAAGTATGAAGACTTTACTCGGGTCGTGAAGAACCATGAATTATATATTGATGCAATCAAAACAAAGGATAGAAAACTCATGATTAAGTCTTTACACGAAAATTTTGATGACGTTCAAGGAAAAGTAGATGACTTATGGCGATCACAACAAATGCTATCTAAAGGAGTTGAGCAACAAGATGACTAG
- the gntK gene encoding gluconokinase: protein MTSYMLGVDIGTTSTKAVLFSERGEVIQHENITYPLYTPDISTAEQDPEEIFQAVLQVISNIVMHHADKRLSFISFSSAMHSVIAMDEHDQPLTPVITWADNRSEAWAHKIKDELNGHEVYTRTGTPIHPMSPLSKIAWIVNDRPEIAVKTKKYIGIKEYIFKKFFDQYVVDYSLASCMGMMNLHTLDWDEEALTIAGVTRAQLSTLVPTTQMFTNCNPQLAKQVGIDPQIPFVIGASDGVLSNLGVNAIRKGEIAITIGTSGAIRTIIDKPKTDVKGRIFCYALTEKHWVIGGPVNNGGMVFRWIRDELASSEVETAKRLGIDPYEVLTKIAERVRPGSDGLIFHPYLAGERAPLWNPDVRGSFFGLTLSHKKEHMIRAALEGVIFNLYTVFLALTECMDGPVTRIQATGGFSRSEVWRQMLSDIFASEVVVPESYESSCLGACILGLYAIGKIDSFEVVSEMVGSTFKHTPKEEATKEYRHLLPIFINLSRVLEEDYTRISNYQRNLIKHN, encoded by the coding sequence ATGACTAGCTATATGTTAGGTGTCGATATCGGCACCACCAGTACAAAAGCCGTGTTATTTAGCGAACGGGGCGAAGTAATTCAGCATGAAAACATTACATATCCACTATACACACCGGATATCTCTACCGCCGAACAAGATCCCGAAGAGATTTTTCAGGCTGTACTACAAGTCATTTCGAATATTGTGATGCACCATGCAGATAAAAGGCTGTCGTTTATTTCATTTAGTAGTGCTATGCACAGTGTCATAGCTATGGATGAACATGATCAGCCGCTTACGCCTGTAATAACTTGGGCAGATAACCGCAGTGAAGCATGGGCACATAAAATTAAAGATGAGTTGAATGGCCATGAGGTCTATACACGAACCGGGACCCCTATTCATCCCATGTCACCCTTAAGCAAAATCGCCTGGATTGTGAATGACCGACCTGAAATAGCTGTCAAAACGAAAAAGTATATCGGAATTAAAGAATATATCTTTAAAAAATTCTTTGACCAATATGTTGTCGATTACTCACTGGCTTCATGCATGGGGATGATGAATCTCCACACATTGGACTGGGACGAAGAAGCATTAACCATTGCAGGTGTCACAAGAGCACAATTATCTACTCTAGTGCCCACAACCCAAATGTTCACCAACTGCAATCCGCAATTAGCCAAGCAAGTTGGAATCGATCCACAGATACCTTTTGTTATTGGGGCAAGTGATGGAGTACTTTCGAATCTAGGTGTTAATGCTATTCGAAAAGGGGAAATTGCCATCACCATTGGGACAAGCGGTGCCATTCGCACCATTATTGACAAGCCCAAAACGGATGTAAAAGGAAGGATCTTCTGTTATGCCTTAACAGAGAAACATTGGGTCATTGGCGGACCCGTGAATAATGGCGGAATGGTCTTTCGCTGGATCCGGGATGAGCTTGCATCATCCGAGGTAGAGACAGCCAAAAGACTGGGAATTGACCCTTACGAGGTATTAACCAAGATTGCTGAACGTGTCAGACCTGGTTCCGATGGGCTGATATTTCATCCATATCTCGCAGGTGAACGTGCTCCATTATGGAATCCTGACGTCCGCGGATCATTCTTTGGTTTAACCTTGTCACATAAAAAAGAACACATGATACGAGCTGCTTTAGAAGGTGTTATTTTCAATCTATACACTGTATTTTTAGCACTAACGGAATGCATGGATGGCCCTGTAACACGTATTCAAGCAACTGGAGGATTTTCGAGGTCAGAGGTTTGGAGGCAAATGTTATCCGACATATTCGCATCGGAAGTAGTCGTACCGGAAAGCTATGAGAGCTCATGTTTGGGTGCCTGTATTTTAGGCTTATATGCCATCGGAAAAATTGACTCCTTTGAGGTTGTCTCTGAAATGGTTGGCAGCACCTTCAAGCACACACCTAAGGAAGAAGCAACCAAGGAATACCGGCATTTACTTCCAATCTTCATTAACTTGTCCAGAGTATTAGAAGAGGATTATACACGAATCTCCAACTATCAGAGAAATTTAATAAAACACAACTAG
- a CDS encoding glycoside hydrolase family 13 protein has translation MNHSDNRTVNRAWWKEAVVYQVYWRSFMDANGDGYGDLQGLMQKLDYIKRLGIDVIWLNPIYESPDKDNGYDIADYYQIIPKAGTMEDFRKLLVKVHELDMKLIMDLVVNHTSYAHPWFEESRSSLDNPKRDWYIWKPGKEEGPPNNWRSYFEPSTWTYDEQTGEYYFHSFAKEQPDLNWENAELRQEIYRMMRFWLDQGIDGFRMDVINLLAKIPGFPDTEWPEHIDYLGNNPGIHDYLQEMNREVLRHYNIMTVGEIPFVTPEDGLLYVAEKRQELHTLFHFQVADDMPAWDLDRYRHIQATWHDAFRHEGWNSQFLNNHDHTRQVTRYGNDGAYRVQSAKLLATMIHTLPGTPYVFQGEEIGMTGVDFPSIDDYQDIAMHNKYREALEKGGAPDQVLRELQPLSRDNSRTPMQWNGEQHAGFTTGQPWIQINPNYAEINVERDLAAQDSIYAYYQRLISLRKMHNVMVYGDYADQSGGEAHVYAYTRSLEEETWLVVLNHSDVQQLYELPAPWQDRFQHARALLHNYDGPPAKDKVELGGTCLQLRPHEAVIYSIID, from the coding sequence ATGAATCATAGCGACAATCGTACAGTCAACCGTGCATGGTGGAAAGAGGCCGTCGTTTACCAGGTGTATTGGCGCAGCTTCATGGATGCAAACGGTGACGGATACGGCGATCTGCAGGGATTAATGCAGAAGCTTGATTACATCAAGAGGCTGGGCATTGACGTGATCTGGCTTAACCCGATTTATGAGTCGCCCGACAAAGACAATGGATATGATATCGCCGATTATTATCAGATTATACCAAAAGCAGGCACGATGGAGGATTTCAGGAAACTGCTGGTCAAGGTTCACGAGCTGGACATGAAGCTCATTATGGATCTGGTAGTCAATCATACTTCCTATGCGCATCCTTGGTTTGAGGAATCGCGTTCATCGCTGGACAATCCGAAACGCGACTGGTATATATGGAAGCCTGGAAAGGAAGAAGGCCCACCGAACAACTGGCGTTCGTACTTCGAACCATCTACTTGGACGTATGATGAACAAACAGGGGAATACTACTTTCATTCGTTTGCCAAAGAACAACCTGACCTTAATTGGGAGAACGCAGAGCTGCGGCAAGAGATATACCGCATGATGCGTTTCTGGCTTGATCAGGGCATTGACGGCTTTCGAATGGATGTAATCAATCTGCTGGCGAAGATACCAGGATTTCCTGATACGGAGTGGCCCGAGCATATTGACTACCTGGGGAATAATCCGGGCATTCATGATTATCTGCAGGAAATGAACAGGGAAGTGCTGCGTCATTACAACATCATGACAGTAGGGGAGATTCCTTTTGTTACTCCTGAGGATGGCTTGCTGTATGTTGCGGAGAAGCGACAGGAGCTGCATACGCTGTTTCATTTCCAGGTGGCGGACGACATGCCTGCATGGGATTTGGACCGATACCGTCATATTCAGGCTACCTGGCATGATGCATTCCGGCACGAGGGCTGGAATTCACAATTCCTGAACAATCACGATCATACAAGACAGGTGACCCGTTATGGAAATGATGGGGCATATCGAGTGCAATCAGCGAAGCTGCTGGCAACGATGATTCATACGCTTCCCGGGACACCTTATGTATTCCAAGGTGAGGAGATCGGAATGACAGGGGTTGATTTCCCTTCGATCGACGATTACCAGGACATCGCGATGCACAACAAATATAGGGAAGCGTTAGAAAAAGGAGGGGCGCCTGATCAGGTGCTGCGTGAACTGCAGCCACTCAGCAGGGACAACTCCCGGACTCCTATGCAGTGGAATGGGGAACAGCATGCCGGATTTACTACGGGACAGCCTTGGATTCAGATCAATCCCAATTATGCAGAGATCAACGTGGAGCGCGATCTGGCAGCGCAAGATTCCATCTATGCGTATTATCAGCGATTGATCAGCCTGCGTAAAATGCATAATGTCATGGTGTACGGCGATTATGCCGATCAGTCCGGGGGAGAAGCTCACGTGTATGCTTATACGCGTAGTCTCGAAGAGGAAACCTGGCTTGTTGTCCTGAACCATTCCGACGTGCAACAGCTTTATGAACTTCCTGCTCCATGGCAAGACAGATTTCAACATGCTCGGGCCTTATTGCACAATTATGATGGACCTCCAGCGAAGGATAAGGTGGAGTTAGGAGGAACTTGTTTGCAATTACGTCCCCACGAAGCGGTTATTTATTCGATTATCGATTGA
- a CDS encoding substrate-binding domain-containing protein has translation MKTYTQLCRERKVDGVILQGAKTDDPYLREVLDSDISCVLIDIPIQSENVGYVSTNHKDSALAAVEHLIRLGQQKIAMIYGYLEAFVSKERFDGFVTAMNQAGLNWKREWIVNGDFTQEEATASGRGAAKSISGNNRLFLC, from the coding sequence ATGAAAACGTATACACAGTTATGTCGGGAACGTAAAGTTGATGGGGTGATCCTGCAGGGCGCCAAAACCGACGATCCGTATTTGCGGGAAGTTCTGGACAGCGATATTTCTTGTGTATTGATTGACATTCCGATTCAGAGCGAAAATGTGGGCTATGTATCGACGAATCACAAGGATAGCGCTCTGGCTGCCGTGGAGCATTTGATCAGGCTAGGGCAACAGAAAATTGCCATGATTTACGGATATCTAGAAGCTTTTGTATCCAAGGAACGCTTTGATGGTTTCGTCACAGCAATGAACCAAGCCGGGCTTAACTGGAAGCGGGAATGGATAGTAAACGGCGACTTTACGCAAGAAGAGGCGACAGCGTCAGGCCGCGGAGCTGCTAAGAGCATATCCGGAAATAACCGCCTTTTTCTGTGCTAG